The Armatimonadota bacterium nucleotide sequence GCGCCCCGAGGAGAGGTCGTCCACCACCACTACCACCTCGTGACCGAGCCCGAGGTAGGCGTCCACGATGTGGGAGCCGATGAACCCCGCGCCGCCGGTGACGAGGATTCTCATGCCCCGCGCTCCACCCGGCGCAGCACCAGCACCGATGCCCCCACCACTCCCGCGTCATCGCCCAGTTCCGCGGTGACGATGCGCGCGGTGGCGGCCGGCACCATGCGCGCGCGAGCGGCGACCGCGCGCCGCGCCGGGCCCAGCAGCGCCTCCCCCGCGCGAGCGATGCCCCCGCCGATGACCAGCACCTCGGGGTTGTAGAGTTGTATCAGGTTGGTGAGCCCCACGCCGACATAGTGGCCGATCTCGGCCAGCACCTCCCGGCACAGGTCGTCTCCCTCCGCGGCGCACTCGGCGATGAGCGCGGGCGTGATGCGAGCGACATCGAACTCGATGCGCGCGGCGAGGGTGCTCTCGCGCCCGGACTGCAGCTTGACCGCGGCGCGCTCGATGATGGCGTCGCGCCCGGCCAGCGCCTCCCAGCAGCCGTGGTCGCCGCAGCCGCACTCCGGCCCCTCCACGTCAATCACCATGTGCCCCACTTCCGAGAAGCCCTCGGTCGCGCCCAGGCGCAGCTCGCCGTCGCTGATGACGCCGCCGCCGATGCCGGTGCCCAGGGTGATCATGACCATGTGCCGCGCGCCCCGACCGGCGCCGAAGCGGTGCTCGCCCAGGGTCGCGGTCTTAACGTCGTTGAGCATGTAGGCGGCGACGCCGAATTCCTTCTCGA carries:
- a CDS encoding ROK family protein, which codes for MSKPAPNPDAPYIAGVDVGGTNVRAAILDREAHILAEARRPALAEQGMAKTLEQVADALREAMDHHGITANELVGIGMGVPGRHDSPRGVCIYSPNFANAYHVEVTPPIEKEFGVAAYMLNDVKTATLGEHRFGAGRGARHMVMITLGTGIGGGVISDGELRLGATEGFSEVGHMVIDVEGPECGCGDHGCWEALAGRDAIIERAAVKLQSGRESTLAARIEFDVARITPALIAECAAEGDDLCREVLAEIGHYVGVGLTNLIQLYNPEVLVIGGGIARAGEALLGPARRAVAARARMVPAATARIVTAELGDDAGVVGASVLVLRRVERGA